A stretch of DNA from Methylogaea oryzae:
CCGAACTTCACCGGCCGGTCGGTGGGCAGCCAATTGGGCGCATCGTAGGGACGGCGGCGCGGCGGGTATTCCACCTGACGCACGGTGGTGCTTTCGCCGCTGAACAGGGCGTGGCTGAGCACCAGGGCGTCGGCGGCGGTTTTCAAGTCGGTTTCGTCGCGTCCGAGCACCAGCAACAACTTGATCGACGGGTTATTGGGGTGGGACGCCATGGTCAGCGTCGGGGCTTCCACCTGCGGCAGGTCCAGGCCGGGAATTTGATCGTTGTTGGTGGCGAAAACCAGGGCGTGGCGTTCGGGCAGGGCGTTGCGGGTGACCGGGAAGCGCAAGGTGCGGTAGTCCGCCATGGTGCCGAACCAGGAGGCCACCACGCCGGCGGTGCGCAGGACGGCGGTGCTGGGGCGGGCGGCGAAGACGAACGGCACGGTCATGGGCCGGTTGTCGCGCGGGTCGAAAAACGGCGCCGGCAATTGCGCCAGGTCGTTGTATACGCCCAACGGTCGCATCGACAGTTCCAGTCGGCTTTGATTGCTGATCGTGGCCCAGATGCTGGAGTGGCGAGGGTCTTCGCACTCTTTGGAATAGTGGCCGATCAGTTGGAAGCTCAACTGGTTGAAGTCGCTGAAATACAAGGGGTCCAGAACGATTTCCCGGTGTTGCTCCTGACCGTCCTCGCTTTTGCTCAAGGGGATGGTCGCGGCCAATTCGCCGTTCAGGGTGACTTTTATGTGGGATACGTCGGGCAGCAGCGCGGGGGAGCTGGTGTAGCGCAGCAGCAGGCGGGCGCGCGTGACCATTTCGTCGCGGCGCATGCCGATGGAAAGGCTGCTGCTGGCGTTCATGCCCTGCAATTGGATGGACTCGGCGAAGCCCAGGTTTTTGAAGTCGTACTCGGTCTTCCGCACCTCCACCTGGGGGGCGGCTTGGGCCGTACCGGCGGCGGGCTCCTCTTTTACGGCTTTGGCGGGGGGCGCGGAGGGCTGCGGCGCCGGTACGCCCCAGGCGGGCGCCAGGCCGCCCAGCATCCACAGGCAGGGCAGCAACAGGGCGGTTTTGATCGGGCGGCGCAGCGACGCGGCGGTGCGCGGCAACAGGGCGCCGAGTCGGTCGATCGGCTGGGGGTGTAGGTCGGGATTGCCGGTCCATAGCGCCTGGATGGGCGTGAACCATGGGAACCCGGCCTTGGCGCCTTCCGCCGGGACGGACGGAAAACCGGCGCCGGGCGAATTTTTTGCAAAACCGTTGCCAATATGCAGAGAAGATCGGCTTTTCATTAGGGACATCGCTATTTTTGCGAAAACTAAAGGCTGTTTATTGGTCCGTTGCGCGCTTGCATCATGGGCCGGAAATCCGG
This window harbors:
- the bcsB gene encoding cellulose biosynthesis cyclic di-GMP-binding regulatory protein BcsB, encoding MKSRSSLHIGNGFAKNSPGAGFPSVPAEGAKAGFPWFTPIQALWTGNPDLHPQPIDRLGALLPRTAASLRRPIKTALLLPCLWMLGGLAPAWGVPAPQPSAPPAKAVKEEPAAGTAQAAPQVEVRKTEYDFKNLGFAESIQLQGMNASSSLSIGMRRDEMVTRARLLLRYTSSPALLPDVSHIKVTLNGELAATIPLSKSEDGQEQHREIVLDPLYFSDFNQLSFQLIGHYSKECEDPRHSSIWATISNQSRLELSMRPLGVYNDLAQLPAPFFDPRDNRPMTVPFVFAARPSTAVLRTAGVVASWFGTMADYRTLRFPVTRNALPERHALVFATNNDQIPGLDLPQVEAPTLTMASHPNNPSIKLLLVLGRDETDLKTAADALVLSHALFSGESTTVRQVEYPPRRRPYDAPNWLPTDRPVKFGELVDDAAKLQVEGYAPAPIQINLRMPPDLWDGQSQGARLDLKYRYTPPAQLDGSTLDVSLNNRFVHAFRLKPDGAEIENGRFAIPLWEQSGGTRKQASLSPKFQMGGKNRLQFRFIFDDKQSGGDHCSGRPLSNVHGALDADSTIDLTNMPHYTAMPNLGLFVNNGFPFTKYADLAETTIALPERPTSVDMETFLALMGHMGKFTGIPALAFNLLTTDKIADAGDSDILVINASSSQDLLTRWEDHFPAVVGPNRRNIPVGAMSSMRALLDPDADRQAENGSAILDGEGPMAALVSFQSPLESGRTVVALMGTESDMAETIIQAMEDEGQASRINKNVVFIRQGLVEDFRVGDVYYLGNLPGKNWLRYHGAQHPLLLALAGIAGSLLLAFLAYWAQRRVSRSKSPE